The Nocardioides sp. S5 genome includes a window with the following:
- a CDS encoding AarF/ABC1/UbiB kinase family protein codes for MTELPRKAAARTARLAALPLGYAGRQAMGFGKRLGGRSAESVLTEVQQRTAEQLFRTLGELKGGAMKFGQALSVLEAALPEDVAAPYREHLTALQDSAPPMPTATVRQQLATHLGADWAERLVWLDGAPTAAASIGQVHRGRWLDHTTGEEREVAVKVQYPGAGEALMSDLRQISRLARGVAPVFPGLDIKPLVAELQARAADELDYHLEAEAQSAYAEAFEGHPDISVPPVVAVGGEVLVTEWMDSAHSLAHVIREGTQEERDHYGELFVRFLFEGPRLTGMLHADPHPGNFRILPGPDGGLGRLGVLDFGAVARLEDGGMPPATGRLMRIALDADEESLVAGLRAEGFIKDRIEVDARQVMDYLAPFVEPAAQERFTFTREWMREQFERVNDPRSEEFTLAMKLNLPTSYLLIHRTWIGAIGLLSQLGATAPFREILEESLPGFGTD; via the coding sequence ATGACCGAGCTCCCCCGCAAGGCCGCCGCGCGCACCGCCCGGCTCGCAGCCCTCCCACTGGGCTACGCCGGACGACAGGCCATGGGCTTCGGCAAGCGGCTGGGCGGCAGGTCCGCGGAGTCGGTGCTCACCGAGGTGCAGCAGCGCACGGCCGAGCAGCTCTTCCGCACGCTGGGCGAGCTCAAGGGCGGGGCGATGAAGTTCGGCCAGGCGCTGAGCGTCCTCGAGGCCGCGCTGCCGGAGGACGTCGCTGCCCCCTACCGCGAGCACCTCACTGCGCTGCAGGACTCCGCCCCGCCGATGCCGACCGCGACCGTGCGCCAGCAGCTCGCCACCCACCTCGGCGCCGACTGGGCCGAGCGCCTCGTGTGGCTCGACGGCGCGCCCACGGCCGCCGCTTCCATCGGCCAGGTCCACCGCGGCCGGTGGCTCGACCACACGACGGGCGAGGAGCGCGAGGTCGCGGTCAAGGTGCAGTACCCCGGCGCCGGCGAGGCGTTGATGAGCGACCTGCGCCAGATCTCGAGGCTGGCCCGCGGGGTCGCCCCCGTCTTCCCCGGGCTCGACATCAAGCCGCTCGTGGCCGAGCTGCAGGCGCGCGCGGCCGACGAGCTCGACTACCACCTCGAGGCGGAGGCGCAGTCGGCGTACGCCGAGGCGTTCGAGGGGCACCCGGACATCTCCGTCCCGCCGGTGGTCGCCGTCGGTGGCGAGGTGCTGGTGACCGAGTGGATGGACTCCGCCCACTCGCTCGCCCACGTCATCCGGGAGGGGACGCAGGAGGAGCGCGACCACTACGGCGAGCTGTTCGTGCGGTTCCTCTTCGAGGGCCCCCGGCTCACCGGGATGCTCCACGCTGACCCGCACCCCGGCAACTTCCGGATCCTGCCCGGTCCCGACGGCGGCCTCGGGCGGCTGGGCGTGCTCGACTTCGGCGCCGTGGCCCGCCTCGAGGACGGCGGCATGCCACCGGCCACAGGTCGGCTCATGCGGATCGCGCTCGACGCCGACGAGGAGTCGCTCGTGGCCGGGCTGCGCGCCGAGGGCTTCATCAAGGACCGCATCGAGGTCGACGCACGCCAGGTGATGGACTACCTCGCGCCCTTCGTCGAACCGGCCGCGCAGGAGCGCTTCACCTTCACGAGGGAGTGGATGCGCGAGCAGTTCGAGCGGGTCAACGACCCCCGCTCGGAGGAGTTCACGCTCGCGATGAAGCTCAACCTCCCCACGTCCTACCTCCTCATCCACCGGACCTGGATCGGCGCCATCGGACTGCTCAGCCAGCTGGGGGCGACCGCGCCCTTCCGCGAGATCCTCGAGGAGTCGCTGCCGGGGTTCGGGACCGACTGA